One window from the genome of Vicugna pacos chromosome 21, VicPac4, whole genome shotgun sequence encodes:
- the TOR3A gene encoding torsin-3A, which translates to MPRGPRRPLGLGLGLGLGLGLVLVLLLPPPGAQGHDGRARPSDRAEEAGSGRAWTAFQGLRERLRAAGALSRRYWALFRCRVWPEDCGEEGEAPARPLGWSLPLLGQQYLDILTTWYCSFQDCCDSGDCRIVNNFTGLETDLRVRLHGQHLARELVLTAVRSYLELPRPDKALALSFHGWSGTGKNFVARMLAENLYRDGLSSNCVQVFIATLHFPHPKYVDLYKEQLTGQIRKTQEHCRQTLFILDEAEKLHPELLEALRPHLEHQAPANPRPECPRTIFVFLSNLGGNIINEVVLNLLKAGWSREEISMEHLKPHLQAEIVESTDSGFGHSRLVKENLIDFFIPFLPLEYRHVRLCARDAFLSQELLYTEEALDEIAKMMVYVPKEEQLFSSQGCKSISQRINYFLP; encoded by the exons ATGCCTCGCGGGCCGCGGCGTCCGCTcgggctcgggctcgggctcgggctcgggctcgggctcgtgctggtgctgctgctgccgcccccGGGCGCGCAGGGACACGACGGCCGTGCGAGGCCGAGCGACAGGGCTGAGGAAGCGGGCTCGGGCCGGGCCTGGACCGCCTTCCAGGGCCTGCGGGAGCGGCTGCGGGCGGCCGGCGCCCTCTCCAGGCGCTACTGGGCGCTCTTCCGCTGCCGCGTTTGGCCCGAGgactgtggggaggagggggaggcgcCGGCGCGGCCCCTGG GCTGGAGCCTTCCCCTGCTGGGCCAGCAGTATTTGGATATCCTGACCACGTGGTACTGCAGCTTCCAGGACTGCTGCGACAGTGGGGATTGCAGGATCGTCAACAACTTCACAG GCCTTGAGACTGACCTGCGTGTGCGACTGCATGGCCAGCACCTGGCCCGGGAGCTGGTCCTGACGGCAGTGAGGAGCTACTTAGAGCTGCCCCGGCCAGACAAGGCCCTGGCTCTGTCATTCCACGGCTGGTCTGGCACAGGCAAGAACTTCGTGGCGCGGATGCTGGCGGAGAACCTGTACCGGGATGGGCTGAGCAGCAACTGCGTCCAGGTGTTCATCGCTACGTTGCACTTCCCTCACCCCAAGTATGTGGACCTGTATAAG GAGCAGCTGACAGGCCAGATCAGGAAGACGCAGGAGCACTGCCGCCAGACCCTGTTCATTTTAGATGAGGCTGAGAAGCTGCACCCGGAACTGCTGGAGGCCCTCCGGCCACACCTGGAACACCAGGCCCCCGCGAACCCCAGACCCGAGTGCCCGAGAACcatctttgtttttctcag TAACCTTGGGGGCAATATCATCAATGAAGTGGTCCTGAATCTGCTTAAGGCCGGATGGTCTCGGGAAGAAATCAGTATGGAACACTTGAAGCCCCACCTCCAGGCTGAGATTGTGGAATCCACAG ACAGCGGCTTTGGGCACAGCCGTCTTGTGAAAGAAAACCTGATCGACTTCTTCATCCCCTTCCTGCCACTGGAGTACCGTCACGTGAGGCTGTGTGCACGCGATGCCTTCCTGAGCCAGGAGCTCCTGTACACGGAAGAGGCACTGGATGAAATCGCCAAGATGATGGTGTACGTCCCCAAGGAGGAACAACTTTTCTCTTCTCAGGGATGCAAATCTATTTCCCAGAGAATTAACTATTTCCTGCCTTGA